AAAGTTCTTAACAAAAATAACTATAATTTAAACAAATGCACAGCGTTTGGCTAATGAAAGGCCCAATTCAGTGGGGCAGATATTTTTTCTagtgaaaaatgaaaaatgtgAAAAAATCCGCTAAAAGCAAAACATTTCCGCGCACATGTATTGTGTGCATGCATACgtgcgtgtgtttgtgtgtgtgataGAGGAACCGAAAGATTTTTGTACGGGGTATCCATTCGTGTGCATAGGGTTGCTTGTTTTGTGGACACTGCCGGAAAGAAAAAGTGTCATAAAACATTTATATTCTCGATCCACAGCGTGGGGATACCTTTGCCGTGCAGAAAATGTACTTTTTTAGTGAAAAATTGGTTCGTTTCCAGCAAAATGTTGCCCATTGCCATGAAATATGTACCTTCAAGGGTATCCCAGGTTCGGCACCCGATCGGAACCCTTTATTTTGACCATTATTAATGAATATTTTGTGGGTTAACGCATTGCAGCATCGGCCAAAAGCCTCATTCCTTGGTGGATCAACGTAACAGCAGCAAGCCGTAGGCGTGGGCAAAGTCTCGGAATCAATTCGAAAACaggggaaaaacaaaaaaggtaAGTGGGAGTACCGCGCCCCAGATGTCATTACTAATTGAAATCATTCCAGACTTTAAAGATGTCGCACACCATACTGCTGGTGCAGCCTGGGGCACGCCCGGAGACCCGTACCTACTGCGATTATGAGAGCGTCAACGAGTGCATGGAAGGTGTGTGCAAGATCTACGAGGAGCACCTGAAGCGCCGCAATCCGAACACACCGACTATCACCTACGACATTAGCCAGCTGTTCGACTTCATCGACACGCTGATGGACATTAGCTGCATGGTGTACCAGAAGAGCACCAATACTTATGCCCCCTACAACAAGGAGTGGATCAAAGAGAAGATCTACGTGCTGCTCCGTCAGGCGGCATTCAGTCcgaatgcctaaagtgcaccAACCCGGGGGCTTGGGTGGGAAACGGGGTAATAATCCAACCAAAAAACACGAAATACCAACGCGAGGGAAACAATAGCCCAaaaagagatacagatacacagacGGTCAATAACAATAACCCCCCAAAAGAAGATGCAGATACAAACAAACATTCACTCATTAAACACAGTACTTGCATGGGGATCCCCTTATGCAACACGCAGCAGCAGATTATCGCGCCGTGATCCTGAGAAAGGACTTTGatcataaaacaaaaaaatttatattatagagatatatatattttccttCTATCTCCTAagattttcaacacaaaaacATCGAGAGAAAAAAAGAATACACtcgacacaaaa
The Drosophila miranda strain MSH22 chromosome XL, D.miranda_PacBio2.1, whole genome shotgun sequence genome window above contains:
- the LOC108162502 gene encoding protein enhancer of rudimentary, with translation MSHTILLVQPGARPETRTYCDYESVNECMEGVCKIYEEHLKRRNPNTPTITYDISQLFDFIDTLMDISCMVYQKSTNTYAPYNKEWIKEKIYVLLRQAAFSPNA